From Pseudomonas sp. B21-028, one genomic window encodes:
- the tusA gene encoding sulfurtransferase TusA, with product MSEMNDTPVDGTLDASGLNCPEPVMMLHQHIRDLVPGGLLKVIATDPSTRRDIPKFCVFLDHELVAQDEVDGTYRYWIRKKLA from the coding sequence ATGAGTGAAATGAACGACACGCCGGTCGACGGCACGCTGGATGCCAGCGGCCTCAACTGCCCAGAGCCGGTGATGATGCTGCACCAGCACATCCGTGACCTGGTGCCGGGCGGGCTGTTGAAGGTGATCGCCACCGACCCCTCGACCCGCCGCGACATCCCCAAGTTCTGTGTGTTTCTCGACCACGAGCTGGTGGCCCAGGACGAGGTGGACGGTACGTACCGCTACTGGATCCGCAAGAAGCTCGCTTAA